A stretch of Cicer arietinum cultivar CDC Frontier isolate Library 1 chromosome 5, Cicar.CDCFrontier_v2.0, whole genome shotgun sequence DNA encodes these proteins:
- the LOC101489429 gene encoding RNA polymerase sigma factor sigB, with amino-acid sequence MSCLLPQFNCHPDTFRTPLPTHRHHLILLLQTKTRHNLYFRPQCILSAAPPSTSALIDFDVAAAAAAANSPNWPYVAQAHFKATSSAESLLTNEEAVIAAAASEALTLAKAAAKVAKDAALLVKKKPLQEAGFKSQLPSTPDNFLLKWVQHMEAQEAVAGGGSVSNGAEILEDVDISPNQEELDEEEPTCEELENSEEQLSDSIDARSGRQTERKARRVRASGKAATNIVSFKSGSTSRKRRVRTQEVDYSDPLRYLRTTTRTTRLLTPAEEIKYSEGIQDLIKLEKLQDDLVEKCGGEPTFGQWATLAGVDQKTLRKRLNYGVFCKEKMIKSNIRLVISVAKNYQGSGMSLQDLVQEGCRGLVRGAEKYDASKGFKFSTYAHWWIKQAVRKALSVQSRTIRLPFHMVGATYKVKEARKQLYSENGRQPDDEEVAEATGLSMKRLSAVLLTPKAPRSLEQKIGINQSLKPSEVLADPEAETAEEQLIKQFMKKDLEKVLDSLNPRERQVIRWRFGMDDGRMKTLQEIGEMMGVSRERIRQIESCAFRKLKNKKRAKHLQQYLVS; translated from the exons ATGTCGTGTTTATTGCCACAATTCAACTGCCACCCCGATACTTTCAGAACTCCTCTTCCTACCCACCGCCATcatcttattcttcttcttcaaa CCAAAACAAGACACAATTTGTATTTCCGCCCACAATGTATTTTGTCTGCCGCACCTCCTTCAACTTCTGCACTCATTGATTTCGatgttgctgctgctgctgctgctgcaaACTCACCTAATTGGCCCTATGTCGCTCAG GCACACTTTAAAGCAACCTCATCTGCAGAATCACTTCTTACTAATGAAGAGGCTGTAATAGCTGCTGCTGCTTCTGAAGCTCTTACTCTTGCTAAAGCAGCTGCAAAGGTTGCAAAGGACGCAGCTCTATTAGTTAAAAAGAAGCCCCTGCAAGAAGCTGGGTTTAAATCGCAACTTCCTTCCACGCCTGATAATTTTCTTCTCAAATGGGTTCAACACATGGAAGCACAAGAAGCTGTAGCAGGAGGAGGATCCGTGAGCAATGGAGCAGAAATATTGGAAGATGTTGACATCAGCCCCAACCAGGAGGAGTTGGATGAGGAGGAGCCTACCTGTGAGGAACTTGAAAATTCCGAGGAACAGCTTTCCGATAGTATAGATGCAAGATCTGGGCGCCAAACAGAAAGAAAAGCCAGAAGAGTCAGAGCATCTGGGAAAGCTGCTACAAATATTGTGTCTTTTAAGTCTGGATCCACCAGCAGGAAAAGGCGTGTTCGTACGCAAGAAGTAGACTATTCTGATCCACTGCGTTACTTAAGAACAACAACTAGAACTACACGGCTTCTTACTCCAGCCGAAGAAATTAAGTATTCTGAAGGAATACAG GACTTGATAAAGCTTGAAAAACTCCAAGACGATCTTGTAGAAAAATGTGGGGGCGAGCCCACATTTGGTCAATGGGCTACACTGGCAGGGGTAGATCAGAAAACCCTAAGAAAACGTTTAAATTATGGTGTATTTTGCaaagaaaaaatgattaaaagcAATATACGACTTGTGATATCAGTTGCTAAAAATTATCAGGGATCTGGGATGAGTCTTCAAGATCTAGTCCAG GAAGGATGCCGCGGCCTTGTAAGAGGTGCAGAGAAGTATGATGCTTCTAAGGGTTTTAAGTTCTCAACCTATGCTCATTGGTGGATTAAACAGGCAGTTCGGAAAGCACTTTCTGTTCAGTCAAGAACTATTCGTTTGCCA TTCCACATGGTGGGAGCAACATACAAAGTGAAGGAGGCAAGAAAACAACTGTACAGTGAAAATGGAAGACAGCCTGACGATGAAGAAGTTGCCGAAGCTACTGGGCTGTCAATGAAGAGGCTTAGTGCTGTACTTTTGACCCCAAAAGCTCCCAGATCTTTGGAACAGAAGATTGGGATCAACCAGAGTCTTAAACCTTCA GAAGTACTTGCTGATCCTGAAGCTGAAACGGCTGAAGAGCAGTTGATTAAGCAATTCATGAAAAAGGACCTGGAAAAGGTACTGGACAGTCTGAATCCAAGAGAGAGACAAGTGATTAGATGGAGATTTGGTATGGATGATGGAAGGATGAAAACCCTGCAAGAGATAGGGGAAATGATGGGTGTGAGTAGGGAGAGAATTAGACAAATTGAGTCCTGTGCTTTTAGGAAGCTTAAGAACAAGAAGAGAGCCAAGCATTTGCAGCAGTATTTGGTTTCATAA
- the LOC101489096 gene encoding uncharacterized protein — translation MYFCGAKWMSASVSQSPLIPSKCSNQSLISSSSSNNYRPAVILPGLGNNSGDYQKLEATLKENYGVSTVVAKVSRLDWLRNAAGLIDSNYWRGTLEPTPVLDWYLKRVDDAVQEAKDLAPDSTLSFIGHSAGGWLARLYMQQFGISDISLLLTLGTPHLPAPKGVPGVIDQTRGLLDYVEKYCSKAVYTPQLKYVCIAGRYIEGAPLFGKSNPNAESQGVLPTNSSQLLPEAAIINAAITSPNTTLRARFVGQGYKQVCGQANVWGDGVVPQVSAHLEGALNICLDGVYHSPVGSDDAIRPWYGSPHVVQQWIQHLLH, via the exons ATGTATTTTTGTGGAGCAAAATGGATGTCAGCCTCTGTGTCTCAGTCTCCTCTAATTCCATCCAAATGCTCAAACCAATCActaatttcttcttcttcctccaaTAATTATCGCCCCGCCGTTATTCTCCCG GGGTTAGGGAACAATTCGGGTGACTACCAGAAGTTGGAGGCAACACTGAAGGAAAACTACGGCGTGTCCACCGTGGTTGCTAAGGTATCGAGACTTGACTGGCTCCGAAATGCCGCCGGTTTGATTGATTCCAATTACTGGCGTGGCACTCTTGAACCAACCCCTGTCCTTGATTGGTATTTGAAGAGGGTTGATGATGCTGTTCAAGAGGCTAAGGATTTGGCACCAGATTCCACTCTATCATTCATTGGCCACTCAGCAGGTGGATGGCTTGCACGTCTCTATATGCAACAATTTGGGATCTCCGATATATCATTGTTACTCACTCTCGGAACCCCTCACCT CCCAGCTCCAAAAGGAGTGCCCGGTGTTATCGATCAAACCAGGGGCCTCCTTGATTACGTTGAAAAATATTGCTCAAAAGCTGTTTACACCCCTCAACTCAAGTATGTATGTATAGCAGGAAG GTATATTGAAGGGGCTCCGCTTTTTGGCAAGTCAAATCCAAATGCTGAGTCTCAGGGTGTGCTTCCTACTAATAGTTCTCAGCTACTTCCTGAGGCTGCTATTATCAACGCTGCAATCACTTCTCCTAACACAACATTACGTGCTCGCTTTGTTGGCCAAGGATACAAGCAG GTTTGTGGACAAGCAAATGTATGGGGTGATGGTGTTGTGCCACAAGTATCAGCTCATCTTGAGGGTGCACTTAACATTTGCTTAGACGGAGTTTATCACTCACCAGTTGGTTCAGACGATGCCATTAGACCATGGTATGGTTCCCCTCATGTGGTCCAACAATGGATACAACACCTCCTTCATTAA
- the LOC101490068 gene encoding cytoplasmic tRNA 2-thiolation protein 1: MEGKRSKVRMCCLCNQSRASLNRPKTLQQICRDCFYLSFENEIHQLIIDNHLFTPGDRVAIGASGGKDSTVLAYVLSKLNRVHNYGLNLFLLSVDEGITGYRDDSLETVHRNQVQFGLPLKVVSYKDLYGWTMDEIVKLIGLKNNCTFCGVFRRQALDRGAAFLKADKLVTGHNADDIAETVLLNILRGDIARLSRCSSIITGEDGPIPRCKPFKYTYEKEIVMYAYFKRLDYFSTECIYSPNAYRGFAREFIKDLERIRPRAILDIIKSGENFRISTNTKMPEQGTCERCGYISSQKWCKACVLLDGLNRGLPKLGIGRSRPGIGCKEENESRGVKSIESKQCGSLDF, encoded by the exons ATGGAAGGAAAGAGAAGCAAGGTGCGTATGTGCTGCTTATGCAACCAATCAAGAGCTTCTCTTAATAGACCTAAAACCCTTCAACAGATTTGCAGAGATTGTTTCTACCTCTCTTTCGAAAATGAAATTCACCAACTCATCATTGATAATCACCTCTTCACTCCCGGCGACCGCGTCGCTATCGGCGCTTCCGGCGGTAAAGACTCCACCGTTCTCGCCTATGTTTTATCCAAACTCAACCGCGTTCACAATTACGGTCTCAATCTCTTCCTCCTCTCCGTTGACGAAGGCATCACCGGCTACCGCGACGATTCCCTCGAAACCGTTCACAGGAACCAGGTTCAGTTCGGATTACCTCTCAAAGTTGTATCCTACAAGGACTTGTACGGATGGACTATGGACGAGATCGTCAAACTCATCGGTCTCAAGAACAATTGCACTTTCTGTGGCGTCTTCCGTCGCCAGGCTCTCGATCGAGGCGCCGCTTTCCTCAAAGCCGATAAACTGGTAACCGGACACAACGCCGACGACATAGCAGAGACGGTTCTGTTGAACATATTAAGAGGAGATATAGCTAGATTAAGTAGATGCAGTTCAATAATAACAGGTGAAGACGGACCGATTCCTAGATGCAAACCTTTCAAGTACACTTACGAAAAAGAGATTGTTATGTATGCATATTTCAAGAGACTCGATTACTTTTCTACTGAATGCATTTATTCTCCAAATGCATATCGTGGTTTTGCTCGTGAGTTCATCAAGGATTTGGAGAGAATCAG ACCAAGGGCCATTCTTGACATCATAAAATCCGGGGAGAATTTCAGGATTTCTACCAATACCAAAATGCCTGAGCAGGGAACCTGTGAACGATGTGGTTATATTTCTAGTCAG AAATGGTGTAAGGCTTGTGTCCTGCTTGATGGATTGAATCGAGGTTTGCCTAAACTGGGAATTGGTCGCAGTCGGCCTGGCATTGGCTGcaaggaagaaaatgaaagcCGTGGAGTAAAGAGCATCGAGAGCAAACAATGTGGATCTTTGGACTTCTGA
- the LOC101503633 gene encoding chromo domain protein LHP1, translated as MSKESEVCRKLQNENENETPSTPKLDDGFYEIETIRRKRLRKGEVQYLIKWRGWPETANTWEPLQNLQSVPDLIHAFEDSLKSGKHRKRKRTTHLLPNPFPPLPNHTPQLQPSTTLPTHSQTNTALGNSNILNTTSQHIAQTNQENDFDLKLNQLKPTPNTADNLAIHFQQPNAHLESQSKGDSIQSDRCRGAKRRKTGSVKRFKKEESACESLDTKNAIGISVTALQQGLSENAGYLGNNTHQKIDDTKTACNIVKILKPIGYSASLSCYMQDVRVTFMAMRSDGTEVMVDNKYLKTYNPLLLINFYEQHLRYNPTS; from the exons ATGTCTAAGGAGTCTGAGGTATGCCGAA AATTGCAGAATGAGAATGAGAATGAAACCCCTTCTACTCCCAAGCTTGATGATGGCTTCTATGAAATCGAAACCATACGCCGTAAGAGGCTCCGCAAG GGTGAGGTTCAGTACCTGATTAAATG GCGTGGGTGGCCTGAGACTGCCAATACTTGGGAGCCTCTTCAAAATCTACAGTCTGTACCTGATCTCATTCATGCCTTTGAGGATAG CCTCAAATCAGGAAAACATCGCAAGCGCAAACGCACCACCCATCTGCTTCCCAATCCCTTCCCCCCTTTACCTAATCACACCCCACAACTTCAACCTTCCACCACCCTTCCAACTCACTCTCAAACTAATACCGCCCTTGGTAATTCCAATATACTAAATACTACTTCACAACACATTGCTCAAACTAATCAGGAAAATGATTTCGATCTCAAGCTAAATCAACTCAAACCGACACCAAACACTGCAGACAACCTCGCTATACATTTTCAACAACCCAATGCTCATCTCGAATCTCAATCCAAGGGGGATTCCATTCAAAGTGACCGCTGTAGAGGAGCCAAAAGGAGAAAAACTGGTTCCGTCAAAAGGTTCAAGAAAGAGGAATCTGCATGTGAATCTCTTGATACAAAGAATGCAATTGGCATCTCTGTTACTGCACTTCAACAAGGCTTGTCAGAAAATGCTGGTTATCTGGGGAATAATACTCATCAAAAGATAGACGACACTAAGACTGCCTGCAATATTGTCAAGATTCTAAAGCCAATAGGCTATTCAGCTTCTCTATCTTGCTACATGCAGGATGTTAGAGTCACCTTTATGGCTATGAG GTCTGATGGAACAGAAGTGATGGTGGATAACAAATATCTGAAGACATACAATCCACTACTG CTGATCAATTTCTATGAGCAGCATCTCCGATACAATCCCACTTCTTAA